One window of Staphylococcus chromogenes genomic DNA carries:
- the infC gene encoding translation initiation factor IF-3: protein MSTIAKDQTQVNEKIRARELRLIGQNGDQIGVKTKNEALEMADRLGLDVVVVAPNAKPPVARIMDYGKYKFEQQKKEKEMKKKQKIINVKEIRLSPTIEEHDFNTKLKNGRKFLSKGDKVKVSIRFRGRAITHKEIGQRVLEKFADECKDVATVEQKPKMEGRQMFLMLAPINEK, encoded by the coding sequence GTGTCAACCATAGCTAAGGATCAAACGCAAGTAAATGAAAAGATTCGTGCAAGAGAATTACGTCTTATCGGTCAAAATGGTGACCAAATTGGTGTCAAAACCAAAAATGAAGCATTAGAAATGGCAGATCGTCTAGGTTTAGATGTTGTTGTTGTTGCACCTAATGCTAAGCCACCTGTTGCTCGTATAATGGACTATGGTAAGTACAAATTTGAGCAACAAAAGAAAGAAAAAGAAATGAAAAAGAAACAAAAAATCATCAATGTTAAAGAGATTCGTTTAAGTCCAACAATTGAAGAACATGACTTCAATACAAAACTTAAAAATGGTCGCAAATTTTTATCTAAAGGTGATAAAGTTAAAGTTTCAATTCGTTTCAGAGGGCGTGCCATTACACATAAAGAAATCGGACAACGTGTTTTAGAAAAGTTCGCAGATGAATGTAAAGATGTTGCTACTGTGGAACAGAAGCCTAAAATGGAAGGCCGTCAAATGTTTCTTATGTTAGCCCCAATTAACGAAAAATAA
- the rpmI gene encoding 50S ribosomal protein L35, whose protein sequence is MPKMKTHRGAAKRVKRTGSGQLKRSRAYTSHLFANKSTKQKRQLRKASLVSKSDAKRVKQLLTYVK, encoded by the coding sequence ATGCCTAAAATGAAAACTCATCGCGGAGCAGCGAAACGTGTTAAAAGAACTGGATCTGGTCAATTAAAACGTTCTAGAGCTTACACTTCTCACTTATTCGCAAACAAATCTACAAAACAAAAACGTCAATTACGTAAAGCATCATTAGTTTCTAAAAGCGATGCAAAACGTGTAAAACAATTATTAACATACGTTAAATAA
- the rplT gene encoding 50S ribosomal protein L20, with product MPRVKGGTVTRARRKKTIKLAKGYFGSKSTLYKVAKQQVMKSGQYSFRDRRQRKRDFRKLWITRINAAARQHDMSYSRLMNGLKVAGIDINRKMLSEIAISDDKAFAELVNKAKDALK from the coding sequence ATGCCACGTGTTAAAGGTGGAACAGTAACAAGAGCGCGTCGTAAAAAAACGATTAAATTAGCAAAAGGTTACTTTGGTTCAAAAAGTACATTATATAAAGTAGCAAAACAACAAGTTATGAAATCAGGTCAATATTCATTCCGTGACCGTCGTCAAAGAAAACGTGATTTCCGTAAATTATGGATTACACGTATCAACGCTGCTGCACGTCAACATGACATGAGCTATTCTCGTTTAATGAACGGCTTAAAAGTAGCTGGTATCGATATTAACCGTAAAATGTTATCTGAAATTGCTATTTCAGACGACAAAGCTTTCGCTGAATTAGTTAACAAAGCAAAAGACGCTTTAAAATAA
- a CDS encoding NUDIX domain-containing protein — translation MSKFDEQITVVKRQTLFDDEKNAFNGFIAKHNPKSTEIFEALNEYEIKRRGDMEEDPSYKQLISYCLLENELGEILVYERLSGGGEARLHGQSSIGVGGHMNDVPHAQNISSLITVNASRELEEEVGLVVTDANALEHIGFINDDSNEVGQVHIGVVFKIKVNSNKIEAKETDTLKIEWKSLDKINDFNEFESWSALILKEMK, via the coding sequence ATGTCTAAATTTGATGAGCAAATTACTGTAGTAAAACGTCAAACACTTTTTGATGATGAAAAAAATGCATTCAATGGCTTCATTGCAAAACATAACCCTAAAAGTACAGAAATTTTCGAAGCCTTAAATGAATATGAGATAAAACGTCGAGGTGATATGGAAGAGGATCCTTCTTATAAGCAATTGATTTCTTATTGTTTGCTAGAAAATGAACTAGGGGAAATTCTAGTTTATGAACGTTTGTCAGGAGGGGGAGAAGCACGTTTACACGGACAAAGTTCTATTGGTGTGGGAGGACATATGAATGACGTTCCTCACGCTCAAAACATCTCATCGTTAATTACAGTGAATGCGAGTCGTGAACTTGAAGAAGAAGTGGGTCTCGTGGTGACTGACGCGAATGCATTAGAGCATATAGGATTTATTAATGATGACTCAAATGAAGTAGGGCAAGTGCACATTGGTGTTGTGTTTAAAATAAAAGTCAATTCGAATAAAATAGAGGCAAAAGAGACGGACACTTTAAAAATAGAATGGAAATCTTTAGATAAAATAAATGATTTTAACGAATTTGAATCATGGAGTGCTCTAATTTTAAAAGAAATGAAATAG